The DNA region TGAGACCATGACTAAAAAATGTGTCAATTCCATGGTACTTTTTTGTAAGCATGAACTAACCAGAACGTGTGAACATAAATAACATTTCAGAACATAAGGTTGTCCTTCACATCATTTAATATGAAATACTACAGAATCAAGCATGTTTTTGCTGGCTAGCAAAAGCAGAGACAATTAGCGATACAGCTGTGTGCTAAAATGCAGGGTTGGTTTGTTTACGAGGACCAAACGGAGCGCGAGGACACTAATTGTCTCATCCAAGCTGGTTTCTAATGATACCCAAGCTGTCAAAGCACTACTGCTGTGTGTGCTAAAGCTAGTTGTGCTGTCAGTGAAACGACTGACTACTGTGCAGGGTTAACGTCATAGCCTAGCACAGTGTTGATTAGCCCATTACTCATGGTCTGTTAATGAGACGACTGTGTGAAAGAAGAAATGACTCTATGTGCAGTTCAATCTTTGCACTAATGCCCAAGTGAGATTAGACATGCATTCGGGTTATTATTGGAAAATCAGCCCGTTGCatttattataaagcacatttattgtaatgtgtttttcGTTGCTAATAGCTTTATCATTTGGTGTCGTGCGAGTTGTACTATACTTCTAGGGCAATTGGGCCTTAATAGAGTTTTCTGCTAcgttacatttaaatatgaaaatatacaaagGTACAAATGAGATATGAGTGGAAGACAAGGCTTTCATATAGAAATTTTAGTACAGTTATTGGATATTTTGCCTTGTTAGAGTCAGATTAGAAACATTTGAGTTCATGGTGAGACTTGGAAAATCTGAATACAGATTTGATGTGATGTTTGAATCTCTTTTAAAACAATAGGCAGACAAAAGTCTTGATTTGTTATCCTTATAATTCAATTTTTGAGATTAACGATTGCAACATTACAGCTATTATTGAGAAATCTCAATTACATCTCCATTGTTTTTTTCATTCCTACAAAAAGCCATTTATGTCTCGGAATGAGTTAAATATGAATTGTCTGAGGTTTTGAATGCCTTGCTTTTACAGATACATTAAGAGATGCTACAGTGGTCAGTCAGTGAAGCTTTTAATGAACATTAATGTGAGTTTGTTGAGCTGCATTGTGAGCCGGTAAGTGCATCCAGCTGGTGGTGTTAGCGGTGATATAAGTGACGGTTTCTTTCCTCGGTACACTCCTCCGTATGTGAGTCACCAAAAGCCAGAGGAAGCAGGAAGAGATGAGAACAATATCCAAATATGACAGTCGTTTTATTTGTGTCCCAAAGATTCAGGGATCTTGTGTGGGAgctaaaaacaagcaaaacatttAAGAGGCAGGAATATATATATCACACGCAGATTTCTGATAATCCTTGAGCAATTAAGGTGTAGCATAACTTGGAGTTATCTAGGGCGGGATTCACGTTAGCAATGTGAACTGGGTCACGactggttttacattttttacatatggCGACCCAACAAATTACTAGACTAAATAGAAAGTCTTTAGAAATTAAACATTGACATGTATTGATATTACTATGCATAATGGCAAAAATAAGGCTGAATAAGAAAATTGTTACAAACTTTTGGTTCGTAAATGACCCTCAAATTGCATTTTATTGCTGTACTGTGTGACCTTATCAGTTCAGCAGGTttcacatataatgcaatgcaaactTGTTCTGCGTCACAATGCAGatgtttgcattacatttttcaaCTGGCGGCCAAACAATGtaccaaaattattatttgcataattaGATCTAACAGTATGCACAGTTATTAACATCTTTTCATGTCGACATCTATATAATTTCACCAGCTTCTTCCTAGAAAATGTTGCAGAGTTTGATTTAACATGCAgccaacaacatcaaaaatatgGGAAGTATATTTTACTATCCTACCGATGCAGTAGCCATTAAATTATTAGttgcatttgaatattttaatttagctGTACATGACCTAATCAGAACAAATCTGCAGGAAGTTTTTGGATGGTTGTTATGAACTGGTTGTTATAATGGTTAACCTTATGAAAATGTCTTGCAGATTAATACTCTAATAATACTAATCACCATTTTATCTGCAAAGCAGTATAAATGAAACAGAGTCGAAGTGCAAATCCAAAGCTCATCCTAAGTTTCCTTCAGCACGACTCCTGCTTTAAATAGCTTGGCTTGCACTTTAAGAACAAGCCTGTGTATCAATCAACAGAAGCACGCACATGCACATATTCAACACCCAGTCTGCAAAAATAGATCATCACACTGGCACGTTGAACAAAAATATGCCATGGCAGTGGAGAAAAGCATGCATCTGTAGCCATTTCATCAGGGTCTGTAGGCGTCCTTGAGCGGTTTTAGGGTTTGGTGAGATCATGGGTGCATCTAAAACAAGAGACACAGTCAGATGTGATGTCAGGAGTGATTTTTGCACGGTTGGACATAAGGTGGCCACCTGTTATTCCACTGGGGAAATTCCATTAGCATGTTTGGGGTCACAGTGGACATCATGTGCATCCAGAGGAATGTCACACCGCCCACTTTTAGAAGACACTTCCTCTTTCCATTCATATAAAAGGCCCTGGTGACCACCAGCAGCGTCCAAACGGATTACGAACCTTGAGATTTGAACCTCTCCAACCAAGAAACACCACAAGAACCATGAGTACTGCTGCTGTCCAGCAAAACCGGCCTTTCAGCAGAGCCGTCAGAAAGATCAAGGTGGCTTCGACGGTGAACAGCCTCGCCAAAAGCTGGCAAAGCTGGGCGAACAAACATACCGACAAGCAAGACACGATCCCAAGTGGATGGATGCCTGATACCATCATTGAAGATGCAAAAGAGAAGCAGAAGGAGAAGAGTGAGATGAAACTCTTGGTTACGCCTCGCGTGGTTTCGGTGAACAGCGAAGAAGCTGCAGACGACCAGATCAAGACCGTAATGGTGACTAAAGCCATCACACCAAAGTGTAACGAATACGGGAAAGACCTAGTGAGCGTCATCAAGGAGAAGATCAACACCAATCAGCTTACATCAGAAGATACCAAAAACTTTCTTGGTAATGAATCTCCCACCAGAAGACGCTACTGTGGTGGCAAAGCAGGGACTTTGGCTAAAGTGCTTGGACAGAAAGAGGAAAAGACAATGGGATCCCGAAGTAGCGGTTCAGATGCTGAGGACAGTGGTCTTGGGGAGGAAGCGTCTCTGAGCGACAACAGTGATCAGAATGAGAGCGAACCGAAGAAACATGTCAACAGACACAAGGTACCTTTATCTGTACAATGCATGCTAAGTTCTATTTTTACTGAGTGCAAATAGATAACCTAATTGGTAAATTTTTACTAACTCTGCCTAAAATTAGAATGGCCTGCTTAGAAATGATAGCTTTAGTTTAAATTGCATAGAAATTGTGTTCACACTTTGTGTGAATTGCCTGTATTACTATTAGCACTTAGTGTAAACAActatttttgtttgatatttttatactGACTAGAAGTCACAACAGATCAAAATGAATtgctgataaaataaaaaatcacacagATAAGTCACATTGTGCaattcacattttattataaaataaaaaaaaatttataaacaaattctataaacatgtattttagtgTTTCACTTTATTCATAACAGAACAAAActcaaatatgtttaaaacaaacaaaaaattatagtGCCATTCAGtgctctatacaaataaactttgacATGTTTGCGTGCTTGGCATTAAAAGGCGAATATTAATTATAGTGCATTTTAGATGacaattttttgtaaaatatattatataatgttaagGTTATATTCCCAAAAAATACACTAccctttttttttacagcagtgtaAATAAATAGGAACTGCCATGTTTTcttattttgaatgtaatttgatTGTCGCTCCTTTTATAAGGAAATGTTATTCTGTTCACACTGAATTTGGTTGTTATGTGAGTGAAAACTGAATTAACTCTTAAAAAGTTCATGTAGTGGTAGCCACATTTACATTAAAGgcatgcatctttttcattttgtgatgtacaatgtaaaatctaaataaataaataaaatagaaaaataggaataaaaaagaaaatagggCGGGAATTTGTTCTAGTGAGTCTGATTGGTTGTCTTGAAATGCGGTTGTCCTAAAACTCAcaaaatctatataaaatgtgTCTTAATAGGGAATCttttagtgtttttgaatgaCTTTGAATGACTTGAATTGCTGAATATGAGAAACTGCAAATGAACAGATTATTTATTCAAGGTTTTAATCAAAAAAGGATTTCTTGACCATACAACATATAACAGTCCAACTATACTTTCACAGCAGCATAATGTTCCATCATAGACTCAGTCATGTTCTGCCGCAAtggaatatatgtaaataaaaacagtgatgGATCATTTACATATGACCTTCACAAAGCAGCATGCTCACCCTCAGCTTGATGAGTGAGATCCATCACAGCTGTGTCACCGTGGTATTTGATTCACCAGCTTGCGTTTCACAGGACGCATTTGTACGGGTTCAGATGACACCCATGTGAAATAAGTGCGCCTTAAAGACATCCTGAGAAATATTTAGCAGTAATACTTAGGTATGTCAGATAGACAGTGTGATGTGACTGTACGGTGACAAGCCAGGTTGTCTACACCTTAAATAAGATtggaataatatattattgtaaacagggattttttttttaagtcaacaaGAAATCTAAATTACAAACAGATATTCCTAGTCATATTATGCAAGCTAATCTGATCTGAGCCattgatacatttaatttataaataaatatttcatattaattataaaactcatttatttgcattattcatttatacaacattgttaataaaaaaatgaattattttatctataaaatctatttatgaactatatttatatatacatatttgttattcattctaaaatatttatttatttgtttaaattcatcttattttatttttgcatctaATTCTTTAAAACATACACTATGTTATGTGGTTATGTGGTCCTGAATAACATCTGAATCTTGTCCTCTCAGATTAAAATAGCCACGATGAACGACTTGAGGAGCAAGTGGCAGCGGTTCGCTGAAGACCACATTGAAGGTCAGAAGCTCAACCCTTTCAGCGAAGAGTTTGACTATGAACATGCCATGGCTATTCGACTCCACAAGGGCGATGCGGGATACGGGCGGCCCAAAGATGGATCCAAAACAGCCCAGCGGGCCGATCGGGCCCAGAAACACATCTACCGTGAGATGGAGGAGATGTGCTTTATCATACACGACATGGGCCAGCGGGATAAAGAGGGTCGTATCTATGTCTCCTTCGGCCGCCTGTTCGACCGCTATGTCAAAATCTCCGATAAAGTTGTGGGAATTTTGTTGCGCTGTCGCAAACACAAGATGGTGGACTTTAAGGGTGAAATGCTCTGGAAGGGCCAGGATGATGACATTATAATCACATTACTAGTTTAATTTTCCAGAAGGTTGCCAGGATGCAGTGTAAAAGAAGTCATAACTTATTTTACTGAACTTCTTTTACCTtcatttttcagttgttttcaaaATACTGTAGCTTTTCCACTACTTTTTTTTCAACAAGTAGCAGTGTTACATGTCAAAATGTTGCAAAAGCTACTCAAAttctgaattataaaaaaaaaaaaaaaatagtgtaagTGGTTATAAACTGACTACTTTCAACTTGAGTGTAGTTAAACGACTTTAAATTAGATTCTAGGTATCGAGTTTCAAATTAGCCctctatttataattttatttagcaggATGAAATGTTAGAACCTTGAGAATGTTCCAGAAATCTGATGAACTCCCTAAGATGAACGTGCTCTTCTGTCTGCATTCTGGTGCATGACGTGTTTTGAAAGTAGATTTAGTTTTAGTGTTGAGGAGCTTCATATTTGAGCTGGTGAAAGGGCAACTCTTCGCTCACAGTTTACACAAGGGAATATACCGGGATCTCGTGTTTGTCTCCTCACGCATCAAACATCAGGCATCCTCTGAATGCTTAGTACACCAGCCTTGATGTCTAGACCTGGTTTGGAAATCATCTCATGTTTCATGCTTGTGAGAATATAGGGGTAGAATCTGTTTTTGTGCTTTGGTGCGATCAGTATTTCCCATCTGAACATTTTGGTCATTTGCGTCTACTTTCAGTcatttgctgttgttttattgttCAGAGTTTGTGGCTCATTTGAATTacctctttcaaaatgaaagcatGATAATCTTCTTACAGAAgatttgttataaatatttaaatatatactgtcctatgtagtttaaaacaactaatttatttatttgatgtggaTTTTGATTTTTTCTGTCAGTAAAAGAtgaaataaaaccacatttatgtTTAACTGAAAATACAACATTGTCCTAATTCACTATTTCAATTATTTGtagattgtagtttttttttttttttttacatatttttgtgtttactTTGCATTGGGGACAAAATGTATTCTTGGTAGAAATATTAATGtttgcatttagtcatttaagGTTTTAAACAAAGCaacagtaatataaatataacgatattaaaaatattacataactgtaatatttataagtatataatatattattattttgtataattcctataatgtattattaatatcttCTATTAATACTGCAAATGTTATGTATAAAAGTAACATTAATATTGCTTTGTACAAATTAAGTagcgtgtgtatgtgtttgtgtttttgtgtatgtgtatatatatatatatatgtaccatatatataaaatgtatcactTCTATTATTATAGAATTTTAACCTAAAGACTGatgtcatcatcattattatatttatttatttatgttacaaaaatgcaaatatatatatatatatattatataaaacatgtatGTGAGTGGGATGCATACTGTGTGATGTGCGTAAAAGAGAtctttattctttttaattaCATCAAACAGGGACAAGGTTATTCATCTGTTCCTTTGttagtggacacacacacacacacacacacaataataaaactCAACCAGATGCCCAAAATACCAACATCCAGCTCAATTCCCAAATCAAGAGTGCTTGATCTAATTTTCCTTGATCTAGCTCTTAAAAAGCCATTTCGTCTCCTGATAAAGACTTGAGTGCCGCAGACAGACAGGCTAACTAACACTCAGTATCTGATTCTCTCTGACGTGCACAATACGCTTAACGTTATGTGTTATGTTATGAGTCGAAGATTATCAGATGGTTTCAGGATAAATCTCCTCCTAAACCCATGAAGCATCAGGCAATCATCAGCCAAATGCGTGTTTTGTAAATCAGAGTGAGCTATTTTATTCTGTATAACCATTTTCAACAGAGTAACAATACACTCATTTGTGCATTAATAAACAGTGACATTATTTTACGAATTCAAATTGACATATAGCAATAAGGATTTAAACAATTATCTCCACAAAGAAAAATATCACAGCATCCAATTTTTAGGAATATGTTGATCATTTTGCCCAAAGTACAGTTGATATGGTAGATGGTTATTTAGTTACAAAATTGTGTGTGGTGAAAAACGCGAAAAGGCCATGACTATTTACCAGattaaagtaaatacaaaaagaaacagaaagacagaaaatgaatagaaataaaagcagaatgacaTTCTTCCGTGCTCGTTTCTCCGCCGTATCGTAAACGTTAAGACCTCTGGTTTACAAGTTAAGGCTTTACAAAAACTACTGTGGAAAGgagatatttcattttaaatcacaTATAAATCACATTCTTTTATAACATCTGGAGTGCATTTGGTGTTTAAAAGTAATTATATATCCaatccagattttaaaatatcagcAATAACATCATGCTGATAGAAACAGGAGAAATGTGTTGCTTACAGCATAAAAAACTCAAATGTCAGTATTGACAAGTCAGATCAGAccttgaaaatgtattatttttctgcCCACTAAATGCAAGgcgtctatttacaataaacagcccaaaaaaacgttttttttagtTCATATGTAGTTTTTCAGAAAGCAAGTCTATGAACAATGCAATGGTGCTGTATTAAATtgatgtatattaatatatattgtcTATATTAATATACAATGCTAAGTAATATATTACCCCAAAAGGTTTTTCTAAATCATCAACACATCTTTGTAATGGCACTAATTTCATGAGGATCTCAGACATTCGGCGCTTCGTCTAAAACCATGGATCTACTACATTGCTACATGGATGCAGAAGTTTCTAATATAATGCAGAGACAATCTGGCTTTACTCCCTGTAACAAATAAATAGACCAAAAATTCATTTAGTTATTGCTTTTTAAGACAATGAACATTAAAACCTTTAAAAGGAATGTGGCAGTGCTTTATATGGCCTTCACAACATGAGTGTGTTGAGGGTGTTTGAGGTACATTTTTCAGTATTAATTGAAATCGTCACTCCTGAGCTTCTCGGAGAGGAAggagtctttaaaaaaaacttttgtctaCTGTATGGTAAATAGtgtgttttcttcacaaataGTCGTATTTTGATGCTGGACGTAGAAATTCTTGGCTATGCAGAATGCTGTTTCTTCCCTTTCTGTTCTGGCGTGTAGAAATGCTTTGCTTTTCATCATTTCAGGACATATGAAAACATTTGTATCAGTATTTATTACTCCCCGACGCTCAGGACGACACACAGCACATCTCAGTGCGATGTAACAGCATTTTCGTTTGATCGTCCGCTGCTACATGTTTGCTCGACTGCCAGCGAAAATGCTCGATAATCTCGTATCAATCGATTTCATGCAAAATCTCATTAGATGGTGGCAAACTAAGATGCCTTTCATGCGTATGCTACTATCTAATGCTACAACCTTATCATTGCTACTAAAGGTTCTGCATCCCGAAGTCAGAAATAATATCATAATGTAAAGAAGAAAGTGAACTTTGGCTTATGCCAAACTAGCAGTTGCTTACAAGAAAGACATTTAAGATTATAAAGTGCAAAACtaaattatcttttaataattagTGATATACTCTTAAATATTGGCCTTGGTAATTAATTTGACcaatatttgatctttttttattcttttttctttttttgatttacAGAAGTGGTCATTAGACCttccttttcatttaaaaaataatggatTGCTCAcctttttagattttaattaattaattttatgtacatgttatcataaaatgttattatatactgtatgtatatattatgtctGTTTATATCACTCTTCTCTTTAGATATTGGTTTCAGCCATTAAAAATCTCATATCTATCATAATTATAACTGTAAGTATATCATCTActcacatttatttcataatcacTATGTTTCTTCAGCATATTGCatccattttcatttttccaTATACTGTTAGTGGGGGAAAACGTACAATGACATGTCACCGTTTGCGAAAAGatagtctttttaaatatgtgtCTGCGTCGATTATTGATTCATAAAGCCTGTAGTCACCGAATATAGACACTAGCCACAAATAAAGCCACTCGCTGGCAGCATTGGCACTGTTCAGTAATGAGAAAGACGAAACGGAAGAGACACGAACAGAAAAAGATCCGTGTGCCAACGAAATCATGAACTACAAACATCGACTCTTTCAAACTACACATATTTTTAAGACGTATAACTATTCctgtatttttaattacacaAGAAGATGAATGCAAACCCACACTTTTATTACCATTACATTCTTCTCTCTATTATGTATCATATTGCACAAACCCATCCGTTGCACAAACGTTTACCTGCGTTTAGTTCTAAATGGAGGACGTTTCCTCACACAGACCATCACAAGCTAATGTGTTGAAAGCTAAAATAAAGCCCAGACATCTGGTCTGCATTCTCTGCCAGtcctgaagtatttttttttttgagcattccCTCTGTGGTCAATTCTGGAATATTCCAGAAAGGTCATTTGTTCGGAAGAAATTCTAGAACATTCCAGAAGGTGCCTGTGCCACAGTCATGCACAGCCAGCACTCTTAGGATCGGGGGGCTGTGAGAGCCCTTCCAGAGAAAAAGAAATCTAGATGAGTTGTTAGTCTTATGAGCGTTCGCAGCACGGGCCGACGGTGCTCTCCAGAGACAGCTGTGAGCAGTGGCGGATCAGCGGCGTCATTGTGGGGTCCACCATAGAGGAGGTGGGGAAAAGCTTGTACCAGCCAATCACCATGTTTGTCAAATCCAGCTCCTCCAATAGGATGCGTGCCACGCCCATGAAGCATTTACGATCCATCCGGCCGTAGTTTCCCCAAACGATGACCTGTTCATGAGAAATGGAAGTATTATGTTATCATAAGGAACAATGAAAAGTACTTTTGACAACaagaaaaattaacattttaaatgtgtatataaccCTTAGTTCATTTCAAAATTCTCAATTTGAGTTCATTACATTTAGTTAATTCCATTGTTGTGGGTTAATCTCagaatgtaataatatatatatatatatatatatatatatatatatatatatatatatatatatatatatatatatataaaatccttctaattcataaattcataaatcgTTAGTTCCATGAATCcagatgaaaataaattatgtagaTTTTGATTATATATAATCCTAATCCATAAATTAAAAATggtcattttaaatacattatagatcagaattattattttttttttctaattctttTAATCTGGAtaaaatttgaaatgtatatattccttgtaaattcataaattcataattGGGTAAATTCATTTTGAATTTGACTGGTTTTGACTGGTACTTTCTAGActagactagagcaattattaaatatctttcttgttcccccttttttgttacatatacatggctaaaatgtGGCTAATATTTCTACAGGGTAATTAAATAatactggcatttaaaaaaataattcattaggctatttttggtgccccctcagcacttggtgccctacgcacagTGCGTGATGCACGTGgtgggagcggcggcgctgaccacaaaaccagtcataagggtcaatttcttGAAACTAagatttaaacatcatctgaaagctgaataaatgagctttccattgatgtctggtttgttacgacaggacaatatttggccaaggcctgactattataaaatattgtgtgcaaaaaaatcaaaatattgagaaaattgccttgaAATGGATTCTTAGCTTTGCATAGTATTACTaagcaaaaaatatgttttcatatatttactagaggaaatttacaaaatatcttctagtaacataatctttacttaatatcctaacgatttttggcctaaaagaaaaatcaataattttgacccatacaatctatttttggctattgctacagatatagctgtgctacttatgactggttttgtggtccagggtcacatataatccTTGTAATTAATAATTCCTGATTCAAAATTTTGTATTCATAAGCTTTTTTTtcatgaacatttttgaaaaagctTAAGCAAATCCAGCATAACTTCATTCAATttgcataattcatttaaaattcaaattgtagatcatattttttcttaattaaagtaatataaatTAAGTGTTTTGCACTACAGTTATGATAATTGTGAAatgtgctttaaataaaataatattacatttacaaattacacatttctctctctctcccttttttttttttttttttgacgcaaTATGACGTGTACATTCTCGACAGCTTTTGTGTGATTCATACATCTTGCAGCACAAACTGAATAATTTGAATTTCCAAATATGATAATGAATGTGTGGAAAATTTGGAAGAATAATTTAGCCTACTGTA from Carassius auratus strain Wakin chromosome 6, ASM336829v1, whole genome shotgun sequence includes:
- the abraa gene encoding actin-binding Rho-activating protein, with the translated sequence MSTAAVQQNRPFSRAVRKIKVASTVNSLAKSWQSWANKHTDKQDTIPSGWMPDTIIEDAKEKQKEKSEMKLLVTPRVVSVNSEEAADDQIKTVMVTKAITPKCNEYGKDLVSVIKEKINTNQLTSEDTKNFLGNESPTRRRYCGGKAGTLAKVLGQKEEKTMGSRSSGSDAEDSGLGEEASLSDNSDQNESEPKKHVNRHKIKIATMNDLRSKWQRFAEDHIEGQKLNPFSEEFDYEHAMAIRLHKGDAGYGRPKDGSKTAQRADRAQKHIYREMEEMCFIIHDMGQRDKEGRIYVSFGRLFDRYVKISDKVVGILLRCRKHKMVDFKGEMLWKGQDDDIIITLLV